The following proteins come from a genomic window of Gimesia chilikensis:
- a CDS encoding Hpt domain-containing protein codes for MTNSSSAESTGTWRLIQPEQVLDMAINDVEFLTELIDLFVALAPEQMQDIRRAIDSNDAGLLAEVAHAYKGTVGNYTQTGPYPLLQSLENDGKSADLQASQSKFQTLEQEINALLTELETLKTEVNQSL; via the coding sequence ATGACGAATTCAAGTTCAGCTGAATCTACAGGCACCTGGCGTTTGATCCAACCAGAACAGGTTCTGGATATGGCAATCAACGATGTTGAATTCCTGACCGAACTGATTGATCTGTTTGTGGCCCTGGCTCCGGAACAGATGCAGGACATCCGTCGGGCGATTGACAGTAATGATGCAGGTCTGCTCGCGGAAGTCGCCCACGCCTACAAGGGAACCGTCGGAAACTACACTCAGACCGGTCCTTATCCACTGCTGCAGTCGCTGGAAAATGACGGCAAATCGGCAGACCTCCAGGCGAGCCAGAGCAAGTTTCAAACACTAGAACAAGAGATCAATGCCCTGCTGACCGAATTAGAGACCTTAAAAACTGAGGTCAATCAGTCCCTGTAA
- a CDS encoding response regulator, producing the protein MKVLVVDDVGYTCHFHTRLIEQFGYSVCSATSGFEALKMLKTDNDINIVITDLMMRGMDGVDLYMEAQHLERFTDEGPLDPPQFILMTALRMEKNSQDKDVMRLKLADELGISKIMFKPLDQEELKQSLHEMAMGVPQISSSDKAIDLYSPTQSVKNVVQGIINSRNSGAAEQFMECLSEEVSSLKDFLSKLQTVES; encoded by the coding sequence ATGAAAGTTTTAGTCGTTGACGACGTTGGATACACGTGTCACTTCCATACCCGTTTGATTGAACAGTTCGGATACTCAGTCTGTTCAGCCACATCGGGCTTCGAAGCATTAAAAATGCTGAAAACGGATAACGATATTAATATCGTGATTACAGATCTAATGATGCGCGGCATGGACGGTGTCGATCTTTATATGGAGGCTCAGCATCTGGAACGGTTCACCGATGAAGGCCCCCTCGATCCCCCACAATTCATCCTGATGACCGCACTGCGTATGGAAAAAAATTCGCAGGATAAAGATGTCATGCGTCTTAAACTGGCTGACGAACTGGGGATTTCCAAAATCATGTTCAAACCACTTGATCAGGAAGAACTCAAACAGTCTTTACACGAAATGGCAATGGGCGTGCCACAGATTTCGTCCTCAGATAAAGCGATCGACCTCTATTCTCCCACCCAGAGCGTCAAAAACGTGGTACAGGGGATTATCAACTCCCGTAATTCCGGCGCTGCTGAGCAGTTCATGGAATGCCTGAGCGAAGAAGTCTCTTCATTAAAAGACTTTCTGTCCAAACTGCAAACCGTTGAATCATAA
- a CDS encoding PilZ domain-containing protein has product MSLISLEQYSEKQNRAINRVLDTLDRLDARTSAHYSEKRAHERKAFRGLVWLSIPDGTQEFDQAMTKVWSRSISQSGLSFIYPMRIYETQVRVGVPVGTDQVTWFRAEIVRQKEVEEEHFWEYGVRFLGKVIA; this is encoded by the coding sequence ATGAGTCTGATAAGCCTGGAACAATATAGTGAAAAACAGAATCGCGCCATCAATCGCGTTCTGGACACCCTGGATCGCCTTGATGCGCGAACCAGCGCTCATTATTCAGAAAAGCGGGCACACGAACGCAAGGCTTTCCGTGGCCTGGTCTGGTTGTCGATTCCAGATGGCACCCAGGAATTCGACCAGGCAATGACCAAAGTCTGGTCCCGTTCGATCTCCCAGTCGGGACTCTCGTTTATCTACCCGATGCGCATCTATGAGACTCAGGTTCGCGTTGGTGTTCCCGTGGGCACTGATCAGGTCACCTGGTTCCGAGCTGAAATCGTTCGCCAGAAGGAAGTCGAAGAAGAGCACTTTTGGGAATACGGCGTCCGCTTCCTGGGCAAAGTCATTGCCTGA
- the mfd gene encoding transcription-repair coupling factor — protein sequence MIKPVDSPIQSMQDLVPILARSDGFSAVMQALKAGQSGTIDGAWGGSCALTTAAVATSLKSPLLVVLPRLAEIDEFTGDLASFLGEVPDIFPAWETLPDEHDVADAVFGARLRVLSQLLQLETATEDRQQVFVTSFPALLQPVPGRKAREAATRTLRVGDEIETESFMSWLMERGFERTTAIELPGEFSMHGGILDIYSPDATLPIRIELFGDEIDSIRQFDVETQRTVETCQQIDLTLIAPDSGQTVSRRTEARDSAEIVSESLLDNLPQDTCIVLIELPELIEEGKRYLDRLDNPRGLFSVPATMSRCTDFPTVTIAPISAESMEISCHLQIESIERFTRAKSEMIEELASITGPQDRIVVCCHNQGEQDRLRELLNESDLDISERVTTSIGNLALGFRIVPEHLVVLSDHELFGRADIRHKPRKRKVESRAIDSFLDLNVGDFVVHLTHGIARFKGLELLEKDGCREEHLSLEFREKVQMYVPVSLVHLVQKYIGGGKHVPQLSKLGTRGWASKKEKAAQAVRDMASDMLRLQAMRSAQPGIAYPPDSHWQKEFEASFPYNETSDQLHAISDVRHDMERPQPMDRLICGDVGYGKTEVAIRAAFKAIDAGRQVAMLVPTTVLAEQHTRTFSERMADYPITVAGLSRFKTKAEQRAILEGMASGSVDLVIGTHRLIQKDIKFKDLGLLIIDEEQRFGVEAKEMLKHLRLQIDVLTLSATPVPRTLHMSLLGIRDISNLTTAPRDRVPIETRISRFDEELLRHAIVRELNRNGQVYFVHNRVHDLQKYADRLQQIVPEASIGIGHGQMKESELEAAMLNFVSGRVDIFVCTTIVESGLDIPNANTIFIHDAGNYGLSDLHQLRGRVGRSHHRAYCYLLLRDGQILTPIAAKRLKAIEEYSELGAGFKIAMRDLEIRGAGNILGTEQSGHIAAVGYELYCQLLEKACKKLKNEPLREHHHVAIDLPVTAYLPSDYIPPGRIKIEFYRKLSAVRSLEELAALEEEMQDRFGAIPDPAHTLVALKEIQILCQRWQIDSIHLEDHFAVLGYRDKNHILALAKSNKKRIPVRIVDHKSAYIPLPAQADAVESIMLELKSVLQQSFDPAYNLASSS from the coding sequence ATGATCAAACCAGTCGACAGTCCGATTCAGTCGATGCAGGATCTGGTCCCGATACTGGCACGCAGTGATGGATTTTCTGCTGTCATGCAGGCTCTCAAGGCCGGCCAGAGCGGGACAATTGACGGAGCCTGGGGGGGATCGTGCGCGCTGACCACCGCAGCGGTCGCCACTTCATTAAAATCACCGTTGCTGGTCGTGTTGCCCCGACTCGCGGAAATAGATGAATTCACCGGAGATCTGGCCAGTTTTCTGGGAGAGGTGCCGGATATCTTTCCTGCCTGGGAGACACTCCCCGACGAACATGATGTGGCTGATGCCGTTTTTGGGGCCCGCTTGAGGGTTCTCAGTCAGTTGTTGCAACTGGAGACTGCTACTGAAGATCGGCAGCAGGTGTTTGTCACCTCCTTTCCCGCCCTGTTACAGCCGGTTCCCGGTCGTAAAGCACGTGAAGCTGCCACGCGGACCCTCCGTGTGGGAGACGAAATCGAGACCGAGTCATTCATGAGCTGGCTCATGGAACGGGGCTTCGAACGCACCACGGCGATCGAACTGCCCGGCGAATTCAGTATGCATGGCGGGATCCTGGATATTTATTCTCCTGACGCCACCTTACCGATCCGAATTGAACTGTTTGGCGACGAAATCGACTCGATCCGACAGTTTGATGTCGAGACACAGCGGACCGTTGAGACCTGTCAGCAGATCGATCTCACCCTGATTGCGCCTGACAGCGGGCAGACAGTCTCACGACGTACGGAAGCACGGGACTCGGCAGAAATAGTGTCCGAGAGCCTGCTGGATAATCTTCCACAAGATACCTGTATCGTGCTGATCGAACTCCCCGAGTTGATCGAAGAGGGAAAACGGTACCTGGATCGACTGGACAATCCCCGTGGTCTGTTCAGCGTCCCGGCGACCATGTCCCGTTGTACCGACTTTCCGACTGTCACGATCGCCCCGATTTCTGCAGAATCGATGGAGATCTCCTGTCATTTGCAGATTGAATCGATTGAACGCTTCACACGTGCCAAATCGGAAATGATCGAAGAACTGGCTTCGATTACCGGTCCACAGGACCGCATTGTGGTTTGCTGTCATAACCAGGGAGAACAGGACCGACTACGGGAATTGCTCAATGAGTCGGATCTGGATATCTCGGAAAGAGTCACAACCAGCATCGGCAATCTGGCACTGGGATTTCGAATCGTTCCCGAACACCTCGTCGTACTGAGCGACCATGAGTTGTTTGGTCGCGCCGACATTCGCCATAAACCCCGCAAACGCAAGGTGGAAAGCCGGGCCATCGACAGCTTTCTGGATCTGAATGTAGGCGATTTTGTCGTGCATTTGACGCACGGTATTGCCCGCTTCAAAGGACTGGAACTGCTGGAGAAAGATGGTTGCCGCGAAGAGCATCTCTCACTGGAATTTCGTGAAAAAGTCCAGATGTATGTGCCTGTTTCACTGGTCCATCTGGTACAGAAATATATCGGCGGTGGAAAACATGTTCCCCAACTCTCCAAACTGGGAACGCGCGGCTGGGCCAGCAAAAAAGAAAAAGCAGCCCAGGCTGTGCGAGATATGGCCAGCGACATGCTCCGGCTGCAGGCAATGCGGTCGGCGCAGCCGGGCATTGCTTATCCACCGGACAGTCACTGGCAGAAAGAGTTTGAAGCGTCTTTCCCCTACAACGAAACCAGCGATCAGCTGCATGCGATCAGCGATGTGCGACACGACATGGAACGTCCTCAACCCATGGACCGCCTGATTTGCGGGGACGTCGGTTATGGGAAAACTGAAGTTGCTATTCGTGCCGCTTTTAAAGCCATTGATGCCGGCCGACAGGTGGCGATGCTGGTTCCTACCACGGTACTTGCCGAACAGCATACGCGTACTTTCAGTGAGCGCATGGCGGATTATCCGATTACCGTCGCTGGGCTCTCGCGGTTCAAGACCAAAGCAGAGCAACGGGCGATTCTGGAAGGGATGGCCAGTGGCAGTGTCGACCTGGTGATCGGCACGCATCGCTTGATTCAGAAAGATATCAAGTTCAAAGATTTAGGGTTGCTGATCATCGATGAAGAGCAGCGGTTCGGTGTGGAAGCAAAAGAGATGCTCAAGCATCTGCGATTGCAGATTGACGTTTTGACTTTGAGCGCAACACCTGTTCCGCGGACCCTGCATATGTCGTTGTTGGGGATTCGGGATATCTCTAATCTGACCACAGCACCACGGGATCGGGTTCCCATTGAAACCCGTATTTCCCGCTTCGATGAAGAGCTTCTTCGGCATGCGATCGTACGGGAATTGAACCGTAACGGTCAGGTTTATTTCGTACATAACCGGGTTCATGATTTGCAGAAATACGCGGATCGGCTTCAGCAGATTGTTCCGGAAGCGAGTATCGGAATCGGCCATGGTCAGATGAAAGAATCAGAGCTGGAAGCAGCCATGCTCAATTTCGTGTCCGGGCGGGTCGACATTTTTGTCTGCACCACAATTGTGGAAAGTGGATTGGACATTCCCAATGCCAATACCATCTTCATCCATGATGCAGGAAACTATGGCCTGTCTGACCTGCATCAGTTGCGGGGACGCGTAGGTCGCTCTCACCACCGCGCTTACTGTTACCTGCTGCTGCGTGATGGTCAGATTCTGACGCCCATCGCAGCCAAGCGGTTAAAGGCGATTGAAGAATACAGCGAGTTGGGAGCAGGGTTTAAAATAGCCATGCGCGACCTTGAGATTCGAGGGGCAGGCAACATCCTGGGAACGGAGCAGAGCGGACATATTGCCGCCGTCGGTTACGAACTTTATTGCCAGCTTCTGGAAAAAGCCTGCAAAAAACTCAAAAATGAGCCTCTCCGTGAGCATCATCACGTCGCCATCGATTTACCAGTGACCGCATATCTGCCCTCCGATTACATCCCTCCCGGTCGAATTAAGATTGAGTTTTACCGCAAACTTTCCGCGGTCCGAAGTTTAGAAGAACTGGCTGCTCTGGAAGAGGAAATGCAGGACCGATTTGGAGCTATCCCCGATCCAGCACACACTTTAGTTGCGTTGAAAGAAATACAGATTTTGTGTCAGCGCTGGCAGATCGACAGCATTCATCTGGAAGATCACTTCGCCGTTCTGGGGTATCGCGATAAAAATCATATTCTCGCTCTGGCGAAAAGTAATAAGAAACGCATCCCCGTGAGAATCGTGGATCATAAGTCTGCCTACATCCCGCTGCCGGCACAGGCAGATGCCGTTGAGTCTATCATGCTAGAGCTCAAATCGGTATTGCAACAAAGTTTCGATCCGGCATATAATCTCGCCTCGTCGTCCTGA
- the aroB gene encoding 3-dehydroquinate synthase, protein MSESLDVNVALGPRSYHISVVSHQFDRFAETLETWMSQSPAYHNAIQEGHKTAFIVTDRNLSKLHTPHIEKSLTAQGWKWETAIIEPGEKSKSLPVISELYDRLVAMKADRQTVLIAVGGGVTGDAGGFVAATYVRGLPFVQVPTSLLAHVDSSVGGKVGVNHSQAKNLIGAFYQPVGVFIDTSTLETLPERDYRSGLAEVVKYGVILDANFFHYLEENVAGLNERDPEVLRNIIARSCELKAEVVEQDEHERTGLRAILNYGHTFAHAFEALCGYGELMHGEAVAIGMIYASTLAEKLDLISKHDTERQIHLLSALGLPVQLPEGVSLSADDIIDRMKLDKKTVGGKLRFVLPTCLGRVEVFKEIQEALVREVLAELEHSATATDDFQI, encoded by the coding sequence GTGTCAGAAAGCTTAGATGTTAACGTCGCCCTGGGCCCCCGCAGTTATCATATTTCGGTGGTCAGCCATCAGTTTGACCGGTTTGCAGAGACACTGGAAACCTGGATGAGCCAGAGTCCGGCCTATCATAATGCGATTCAGGAAGGGCATAAGACGGCATTTATAGTCACGGATCGGAACCTCTCGAAACTCCATACTCCCCATATCGAAAAAAGTCTGACTGCCCAAGGTTGGAAATGGGAAACCGCGATCATCGAACCGGGTGAAAAATCAAAGTCACTGCCCGTGATTTCTGAACTCTACGACCGTCTGGTGGCAATGAAAGCTGATCGCCAGACCGTGCTGATTGCTGTCGGGGGAGGCGTCACTGGAGATGCCGGTGGGTTTGTCGCAGCGACTTACGTCCGAGGTCTGCCGTTCGTGCAGGTGCCGACGTCTTTGCTGGCTCATGTCGACAGTTCCGTAGGTGGCAAAGTGGGCGTCAATCATTCGCAGGCCAAAAACCTGATTGGTGCCTTCTACCAGCCTGTGGGAGTCTTTATCGATACGTCTACGCTCGAAACGCTGCCGGAACGTGATTATCGCAGCGGTCTGGCTGAGGTGGTCAAGTATGGTGTCATCCTGGATGCCAATTTCTTTCACTACCTGGAAGAGAATGTCGCCGGTCTGAATGAGCGCGATCCGGAAGTACTGAGAAATATTATTGCCCGCAGCTGCGAGCTCAAGGCCGAGGTCGTAGAGCAGGATGAGCATGAACGTACAGGTTTGAGAGCCATTTTGAACTACGGGCACACGTTTGCCCACGCCTTCGAAGCATTATGCGGGTATGGTGAGCTCATGCATGGCGAGGCAGTGGCAATCGGCATGATCTACGCCAGCACCCTTGCGGAAAAACTGGATCTGATTTCGAAGCATGATACGGAACGTCAGATTCACCTGCTCTCTGCTCTGGGATTGCCCGTGCAACTCCCTGAGGGAGTTTCCCTGAGTGCCGATGACATCATTGATCGAATGAAACTCGATAAAAAAACGGTCGGTGGCAAACTGCGATTTGTATTGCCCACCTGTCTGGGCCGCGTGGAAGTCTTCAAAGAGATCCAGGAAGCACTTGTGCGCGAAGTCCTCGCCGAACTGGAGCACTCTGCTACAGCGACCGATGATTTTCAGATTTAA